Part of the Coriobacteriia bacterium genome, CGGCGAGCATTGCATCTTCTTCTACACGCTGATCGAAGAGCACCTGCTTGCCGAGATGCGCCAGTTGGTTTCCGAGGGGCGCGTTCGCGGCGTCGACATCCTCGGGCCGGGCATCGAGCTACTCGCCGGCGTCACCAATCTCGAGCCGCGCGGCCAGGCCGGCGCGATCCGTCAGGCC contains:
- a CDS encoding kinase/pyrophosphorylase; amino-acid sequence: MVTIHLLSDSLGETADAVARAVAAQFPPGAFRLERLPKVDSAEQLREMVASHCGEHCIFFYTLIEEHLLAEMRQLVSEGRVRGVDILGPGIELLAGVTNLEPRGQAGAIRQA